In Mesoplodon densirostris isolate mMesDen1 chromosome 2, mMesDen1 primary haplotype, whole genome shotgun sequence, the DNA window GAGAAATGATCCCAGGAACATTCAGAAAAATTGGATTGCTTTTATTGTGTTTCCATTTCCTCTGAAAAAAGGTGTTCTAGATGTTAAGGttgctttaatattttatatgaagattatttcctttgtcttttaGGATCCTAATTCCAAAGAACATTCTGTAACCAGTAAGTCTCAGCATACCTCTGAGACATCTCGTTATCCTTCCAGCCAGCAGAGAAACCCGTTCAAGTTAGTTGACAAGAATCAAGAACCATCCCTCCGGAAGCAATTCATCAAAGGTGAAGATGAGGAAAAGACAGCTGATAAGAagcaaagggaaaagagagatCCACTCCTGGATCAAAAGAAGGAACAGAAGCCTGAATCTAAGTGCTGGATGGAGAAAGATCTCTCATCTGGCCTGGTGGTAAAGGAAAAACAATCTGCTGTTCAAGAGACTCAGCAAGGGGAGAAGACAGAGTTTCATAGTGCCGCAAAGGAGGTTGAAGGGATGCACAAAAGAAACCTTTTTGAGATGAAATCCAAACAGGTCCGTGGGAATGAGCTGAGAGAACCATCTGCATCTCAGGAGAAGTCAAATGGTGAGAGTCATTCTGTCCAAAAAGAATCAGAAcctccaaaggaaaaagaaactaagcCTTTGCCTCGAATTGTTCACAGTCAACATCCAATAAGCCAACCCCTGAAAGGGGGACACCTCAGCAAGGAGCACCCCAAGAGCTGGGAGGCTAGAGAAACAAAGGCGAAGAATGACCCAAGCATGCAGACCCTCCATAAAAGTCTGCTCCAGGGCCATTTGCAGGCACAGCCGGAGACCCGGGACACGCCTGCTCCAAAGGGACCGGCTGCTCAGCCTGCACCGCTGGCTGCAGGGCATCCCCAGGGAGAGAGGCGAGATGCCGATACAAGCTGTGGTGACAGGGAGGAAGATgatgttgtttttgtttcctctaaGCCAGGGAGCCCCTTGCTCTTTGACTTGACTCTAGACTCACAGAAGAAGGAGAACCTTAAATTCCCTGGTCAGAGTGTGCAAAGAAAAATTTCTCCTGACTCAGGCGTTTCCAAGAAGGGAGAATCTTCAGACCCAGAAGCCCAACGTGTGTACCTCACAACACAGCTGAAACAAAAGAAGGTACTACTGACCTGTGTTTTGTTTCTAAGTTTGGAGCATTGCTTGCTGTGGGCGGATAAGGGACACCACAAACGAGTTAAATATATTAACATGAGAAAGGTTTTAGCGGTGAATGTTTAGTTTCTGTCTTTTGCTATGTTTATATTTTCAGGCTTGGTAAGTCACCTgggtttagaaagaaaaaagtttctggttttcacacatatAGTTAAAAGACCGTGATTTCAGAGTTTTAGCATTTTAGGCTATTTTAATCTGAAACTATCTAATGACTTGAGAGGAGCGACCCATGTTATAGGACCTGTTTTCCAGAGCACACTGGCATCTGTGAACATCCAGGCTCTTCCAGACAAGGGTCAGAAGTTGTTCAAGCAACTTCAGGAGCTGGAGGATGCGCTCAGTGCCCTGGCCCTCTCCCCAGAGCAAGGTAAAAGGGGTTCGGCCCCCAAACCCACAGTTTGCATGAACTTCAGGAGGCGTTCAAGGGGTGTTTCAATAAAGAATAGGTTGACTTATTCACCTGCTCATCTTGTTATCTGTTACTGAGCTTCCTTTATAAGTTACACTTGTGATTTATAAAAacttcctcctctttcctgtgGACTCAAATCTTTTTCCCATTGTTTAAGAAATGGTTTAAATGCTATGCTCTCTCAGAAGTCTTCCCCAGCTCATGGCGATCCCACCCTCTCTTGACCTCACCTCATGCATAGAATTCCTTCACTTTTCTGAAGTGTAATCTGTTCTTCCCTTGTTTTTTGAGCAGGCACTAATGAGAAGAGTAACACTCAAGTACCACAGCAGAGTAACTTCATCAAAACGACCAGTGACCCTCCCCACTTGGTGCCTCCCAAACCGCTGCAGGGCCGGGATCTCCAGCCTCTGGGGTGTCTAGGACTGAAGGCTGCCCACCAGGAGGCTGCTGGAGGGTCTGATCAGTGCTGTGGAGGTGAGATCCGAGGGCCAGGCCCTGGTGGGAACCGCTACACCCATGAGTTAAATGCTGCCTCGTAGATACCTTTGTAACCACGAAAAGGGAGAAACCATTCTGAGTTGCCTGTGTGATAAAGCTCGTGATGCTCAGCTAAGTTTATACACAGGGTAATTTAGATCTTTGTTAGGGCAGAGACTGTGTCTGCCCTGTTCACTGACCTTGTTCACGGTCCTTGATCGGTCAGCCCGGTGGTCGGCGTATGGGAGTCATCCAGTAAATGTTTGTGAATGAAAACTTGAACTCATATCATGATGAGGGAGGCAGGCCAGTGGATATGTTTATagtccttctgtgtgtgtgtgtgtgtgtgtgtgtgtgcgtgcgtgcgcgcgcgTGTGCATGTGCGCTGAGGCAGAGCAGGGGACTATGTGACCATGACCAGTAGACTCTCTACAGAGAGCAGTACCACCCGATTTAAATGAGTGTTTCCATCCTGAACTCTGCAGAAAACAGTGAATTCAGAAGCACCTGCAGGATGAAGATCCCAGGTAGAGCCTCAGCTATGTAATATGGTCGGTTGGTTTGCTGACCAGGACATAGGACCTTGAGTGGGCTGGCAGTGAGGCGAAAAGCTAAAGCCAGTTTTCTCCCAACTGAGAACTGCTCAAGATatagggaggggaaaggagagcaaaaagaaaacaggaggaagggaggggagaaaggtTGAAGAGCAGTAGTCAACAAGGGGGTAAGGAATAGATGGGGTGCCAGATGAAGGAAAGGTCCCTCTAAAAGGGCACAGAGAAAACATActtacatgtataaaatagataaacaacagggacctactgtatagcacagggaactatactcaatatcttgtaataacctataatggaaaagaatctgaaaaagaatatatatataaagaatatgtatgtaactgaatcactttgctgtacacttgaaactaacacaacattgtaaattaactatacttccattaaaaaaaaaaagaaagggcttccctggtggcgcagtggttgagagtccgcctgccgatgcaggggacacgggttcgtgccccggtctgcgaagatcccacatgccgcggagcggctgggcccgtgagccatggccactgagcctgcgcgtccggagcctgtgctccgcaacgggagaggccgcagcagtgagaggcccacgtaccgcaaaaaaaaaaaaaaaaagaaaaaatacttggtCCAGTGGCACAGCATAGCTGTGCTCCAGACTATTTGAACAATATTGCTGTGTGACAGCGTCATTCAGTAATCACCATGGTGATGGAGCTGCCTAGAGAAATTAAGTTATGGTGGATTATTAAGGTAAGAAGTTATGTAATATGTTTAGGAAAGAATTccattaaaatactttttcatttaaaaacattttaacatttaagtgaataattaatttttatttgtcttagaAATCTCTTATTTGGATACTTCATCCCTAAACTTGCAACCAAATAAGGTGCTTGTGTTTATTAATGAACTTCAGTAGAAGTTCTCTGTGTGGAATGAGTGGGCTCCAGCACTGAAGTATTATATTCTCGGTGCTGTGCAGGCAGCCTGGGATGCCCACTGTAGGGGCTGTCTCTCCCTGTCTGCCTAAACTTTGGCAGACTTCCTGTTGCTCAACCTCGTCTATTGCTGGCTTTTCTTCTTTGCATCCAGCCCCAGGGGTCTTTTTTTCTGAACATTCTCATGGTTTTTTACCTTCTTCCCTGCCACCTCTTCAgggctgaaagagaaaaaaatattatgggttatcttattttttattagacTTTATTTTGTCCTCTATTAGAACACTTGatcatgtgattttaaaaaataacagacaGAGACTAGGGATAATGAAGCCTGTGAGTCTAGGAGAATCTGGAGGCAGGAATTTTTCGTCCATACAGATCCATCATCTGGCAAATAATGAATTGCCTTTTTGCGGCCCTGGCCAGAACATAATCCTTGCAACTCTTAGGTAACCTCGATTTGTACGCAGGCCCTATGAGCCAAGGTCGCCTTCGCACAGTGTGGCAAATCACAAGTGAAGCCATTGATGAGCTGCATCGATCACTTGAGTCACGTCCTGGCGAGACAGCTGTAGCAGAGGATCCAGCTGGGTTGAAGGTGAGCCAGGAAGGCCCACAGGGCAGAGTGTCTTATAACAGTATCCCAGCGCCCACGAGGAGGGGGACCAGCTACTGTAAAAGTGCCCATCAGAGTGCCGTTCTGACACATCTTTTCTACAAATAATGCTCAAGTGGCTTCCCTTgcagtatattctttttttctgtttagcagtgagaagaaaaaaacaacagtttttttttttcttaaagtcatACAGTTATATACGTCTGTAGCAGTAACAGATCCATCTATTGAGCTTCAATAGGTGCCACAAGGTTGCAAAGGAATTGCTGCTGTTAGTGGACTAGTTGGGGTGAAGGTGCATGTACAACCTATGTAAGACAACTAGACAATGACTGTAAGACAGAAAACGTGCCTTGTCATGTACCATGGACTGTATGCAAAGTCCAAAGGGATTCGAAACAAAGGAAAAGTTGCTCTAGGTCAGCAGTATTATTTGTGCCTTAAAGAAACTGCAAGCCTAGAGATAGGATAGAAACCAAATACTCCAGTTAGAGGGAGTGGTGCTCAGAGGGAAGATACAGAGATTGGTATGAATAAGTGATGATCAGGTGACTTCAGTGCCTGAGCTGGGAGCAGCAGGTGATGTAACTAGGCAGGAAGAGTCCCTTGCTGTGGAGCCTGGCATTGGTGAAGGAACTTAGACTGGAATGGCTCAAGAGATATTATTGGAATCACTGTAGAATTTTGAGCAGGGATGTTTTGTGAAGGTTATTTATGTCACAGAGTTCAAGATAAACTGGAGGAAGGAAAGACTAGAAGGTGGGCCCCCAGTTAAAAGGCTATCAATTTATGACTAGCAGTGCGGACTGGGACATTGCCCACAGAGAGGAGAGGCACATTTAAGAGATAATGAGGAAGAGCTAGTGGAATGGCTGGTAAAAGTCAGGTGACCAGTCAGAGGTCTTGGCTGCAAACAGTAGAAACTGACTTGGGCTGATGAAGCAGACAAAGCAGGACTCTCACTTGAGAGTGAGAGAGGCGGCTCTTGATAGACATGCTGGACAACTGGCATCAATGACAACTGTCCTGGGCAGACCAGGATGTGTGGTGAGAGGGAGGAGTCCAGGACTTCAAGGTGAAATGAGCGGCTGATGTGACAACTAGACTATTGGGAGGGTCACttagagaaaacaaacaagtaGAGTATGGAGTCCATGTGGCCAGGCTGCAGCATAGCCTCTCCTCAGGAACTGGTACTTAACTTTCGGTTATTACCTTTATCAGATCCCTTTGCTGCCGCACCAGAAGCAGGCACTAGCCTGGCTGCTATGGCGGGAAAGTCAGAATCCACGAGGAGGAATTCTGGGTGAGTCTGGTGTTAGGCTAAGAGCCAACAAATGCAGTGCTTCGTTCAGTCCTCTCAACTCTGGGTAGGTACTCTAAtgccccatttgacagatgaggaaactgcggTGTGGGAAGTTTAAGCCACGTGCTCCAGAGTACACAGCCATAGGATCAGTCAGGTCTTGGTTGCAGGCAGTAGAGATTGGCTCTGGCTGATGAAGCAGAGGGAGGGTTTATTCTGTGGTGGCCCACAGAATCTCTGGGAGATGTGGAGGGCCGGGCTGGACTTCTAGGAGCAATGGCCAAAGCCAAGTCATCAACGGAGTGTCCTGTAAGAACCGTCATGGCTGCTCTGTGCCATCGAGCAGTAGAAGAAAGCACTGCCGCCCCCAAATCAAACACTGCCATCTCCAACCTCTCCTGTAGAAAGCGTTTCACAGGGAGCCTCTTTTCTAAAGTTACTCACATCTGAATCGAAGGCTGCTGTGAGTGTAAGTGCTCTGTAGAGCCAGGTCATGCTGCCAGTGTCTTAGCTGCAGAAGAGGCAGGAAGTAAGTTTTCCAGGCTCTGCTTTGCAGACTCGTCACGCTAAAATTTTCCTGCTCAACTTCTAGAAAGCATGACAGATGTCCACTATGGCTAGTAAGTGGCTGTGTCTGTGTCTCCAAGACCACCTCCAGGTTGGGTGATTTGCTAGGATGCACAGCATATAGTCATTCGTGGGTGTAATTTATTACAGTCAAATAAATTGAATAATAAGTGAGCGATTTGATTTGATATAGGTCAAGATTAGCAAAGGACGAAGGCACTTGGGGCAAAGTCCAAGGGAAACCAGGTTCAAGTTCCAGAGGCCTGTCCCAGTGGAGTCCCTCAGTGTGTGCTTAAGTCTTCCACATGTAAAATGTTGCCAACCAGGAAAGCTTGTTAGTGATTCAGTACCCAGGGTTTTTACTGGGGGCTGGTCACATAGGCAGCTTCAGGCTTGGCAGGTACTGAAATTTCAGAttgcagaaggaaagcaggtgttcagcgTAAACTGTACTGTTGGTACAAGCAGTTTAGGGACAGTGAGCCACCCTTACCTAGTCTGGGAATGGGAGGACCCCTCCTgaaatccaagttcccagatgccagccaaggGCCAGCCTTGTAAGCTGGCCTTCCAAAGGAGAGTAGTCAGCTGCTGTGTTAGCTCTGCACAGTGGCAGAACCAGACTTGGAACCAGAGCCCATGCTGTGACATTTTACTTCTGCTTACATCAGAATGAGTATTTAAACTGTTAAAAGGGGGATAGTAATATTTTATAGGGTATAAATAGTAAATTGGATAAGCTCAGTAACCGGCACAAGGATGGTGCCCAAGAACTGCTAATTTATGACCTTCTTTGATGAATAAATTAAGGGAATGGAGGACTGTCTTGAGTTAGCTCTAACTCCAAAAGTGTGGTAGTAAAGTGGGTGGTAGGCTATATCTACTGGACCTTTTTGCTTTTGCAGGGAAGTAAATAAGAAGACTAGGCAACATCATCAAACCGAGGGAGGTATCAATGAATGTATTGGATAAGTAACAGTATAACATGGAGACTTGAATAAGATCTAAATAATAAGTTTCAAATTTTACAAAAGTCCTAGTAAATGTCTTTGACCTAGATCTCAAAATAAATATCAAGAGTTAGTGTTCATTTTAATAAGAAAGACAAAGGCTACAATAGAGGAGGCAAAGCATGGTGACTGGAATGGCACTGACAGCAGAGGACCAGGGCTGGTGTCTGCCCAGGGCTGCTTCTCTTGAAGCTGAGCTGATTCTTTGCCCTAAATAGTTACCTCtcctatttgtgtttttattttccagcGGATGATATGGGGTTAGGAAAAACCCTGACAATGATTGCACTCATCCTGACCCAGAAgaatcaagagaaaaacaaagaaaaggacaAAACCAAGGCTTTGGCTTGGCTTTCCAAAAATGGTATTCAAAAACCTGCTGTTTCCTAAATCATGTGAGGCAGCGGAGAGTGGAAATTTTTCAGCCATGAAAGGATGCCTTTGGTCATATTTAATTTATTGGAAAACTAGCATTAGACTACTTTCCTATAGTATCATTTCTGACACTGAATACGCTAACTAGAAgtgatcattttttccttttaatataagGTTAGCTTGACCTGTGATTAGGAACAATTTTATGGAGAAAGCTAAGGCTCCAGAAAACTTAGTTTAAACCTAATGATTATTTTTGTTAATGTTGAGGATATAACTATAGGATAGATCCAAATTagtcaatatattattttttgaaagaagatCTGTGACAAATTCAGATTTTAGCCACCATAGCAGACACTGTTTTCCATGTTTCTGAACTTCCAGAAGTTTCCAGATTCTAGACAATTTCTCTTATTTCAacctctgtttttaaaatgtaataactgAATAAGTACCTTAAAGGTCCTATATATTATGTAGAGCCAACACCACATGTAAATTGCCATGTACCCATGTACATTTCTCAGTTGGTTAGATAGTTAAGGAATCTGTGGCCATCTGCTCTCAGGGCCTCTAGTGACCACTGTTGCAGCTGGACCCTGTGTCCCTGTGTGTAGTAGCAGCATGTGCGCGCCTGCAGACACACAAAGGATGGGGGGCAGTGGTACAAATACTCCGGCACTAACTGGTTCCGAAGTAATGTTCGCTTGTCCTAGGGAATTTTGTACTTATACTTTAATGTGAATGTAATTAAGTTATGCTTTTCAGAGAAAAGTAATAATACTCCCTTGTAATGAATCAACTTAGGATGAGTTAGGAAATGATCCAGCTTCTACATTCTGGCCACTGTGAAAGCACATtgaggttttttgggtttttaaagTGAAGTCATGTGCTACCCACTTTCCTCGCCCACTTTAGCCTCTCTCTCTTCCACTTTTATAGGGGAAAATAAATAATGGTTTTGAGTTAAAAGATTATTTCTTCCGTTTTCTATTCTACTTCAtgcatacttcattttattgcactttattgcgcttcacagatactgttttttttttgtttgtttgtttgtttgttttttttttgcggtatgcgggcctctcactgttgtggcctcccccgttgcggagcgcaggctccggacgcgcaggctccggacacgcaggctcagcggccatggctcacgggcccagccgctccgcggcatatgggatcctcccagaccggggcacgaacccgtatcccctgcatcggcaggcggactctcaaccacttgcgccaccagggaggcccacagatactgttttttacaaattgagtgTTTGTGtcaaccctgtgttgagcaagtcttTTGGCGCCAttgttccaacagcatttgctcaatTCATGTCTccatgtcacattttggtaattcttgcaatacttCAAACCATCCACCAGTAAAAAGATTACGACCTGATGGAGGCTCAGATGATGTTAGCATTTtaagcaatgaagtatttttatttatttattattatttttttttaattttatttttttcggtacgcgggcttctcgctgttgtggcctctcccgttgtggagcacaggctccagacgtgcaggctcagcggccatggctcacaggcccagccactccgcggcacgtgggatcttcccagaccggggcacgaacccgtgtcccctgcatcggcaggcggactctcaaccactgtgccaccagggaagccccctgaactatttttaaattaagctatgcacctttttaaaaaaatgtaatgctatttgcacacttaacagactatagtgtagtgtaaacataccttttatatgcactgggaaaccagaaagtttgtgtgactcactttattgcgataCTCACTTTATTGCTGTGGTCTGGATGCAAACCcgcagtatctccaaggtataaGCTATGTGTAGAAATAGAAGCAGCAGTTGTTAAAAATATTGATTGAAGGAATAAATGTCAGTCAAGGGAAAGAGGTAATGACTTTAAGAAGTTAAAGCTATTTAATGAGTGTAACGAGgtgttgattttcttttcccctctcaAGACTCCTCTGAGTTCACTTCCCATGGAACACTAATCATCTGTCCTGCTTCCCTGATCCATCATTGGAAAAGTGAGGTGGAGAAACATGTGAGCAACAACAAACTAAGAGTCTGTCTCTATCATGGGCCAAACCGGGATCAGCGTGCAAAAGTGTAAGTGCAGAAATATTGCAGTCAGTATGAGGTGCTCAGCATCTTGGCTTAGGGGgcctttttttttgtgtgtgtggtacgcgggcctctcactgttgtggcctctcccattgcggagcacacgctccggacacgcaggctcagtggccatggctcatgggcccagctgctccgcggcatgtgggatcttcccagaccggggcacgaacccgcgtcccctgcatcggcaggcggactctcaaccactgcgccaccagggaagcccccacatacatttttatcaaagtatTTATTGAAGTTCTCTCAGGTACACAATATTAAGCTTCCTTGGAAAAAGAATTGTGCTTTTCATTAAGAATCTTTACATGTAAAGAGAATAGGTGAGGTAAACTGAAAGTGTACGACATGTATCTTTATGCCCAAATGTCAAAGCTAGATGAGTGGGTTTTCACAAATCCATTACAGAATGAGGAGGAGAAAACACCATTGCTGTAAGATGAACAGTACTTCGAGGGTTTCTTACTTCCTTGGGACTGTGTCAAATTAACTAAATATTAACTTCCAACCCTACCCGGCTTTCTGTTCTTGCCAGACCACTTCAAGCTTAATATGACCCCGCCAGAGATGATCTTTTCTGACTTGGCTAGGAAGAGGGAGGCTGTTCTAGTTATAGTGAATAATCTGTAAAAATGACCAGTGGTAAGCAATAAGGAAGTCAGGTGTATAAAATTTACCTCTCCAGAGTCATGTGTGTGTGAATTAAGGACATAAATTAATGAGTTCTGCTGTCTGTCCTTCCAGCCGTAGGCATTTTTGTGAAGGAATCAACTCTGTCTCACGTTGTCAGAGTCGTGGCTGGATGGTTTAACTTTTGCTCTATGTTATATCTATGCAGCCTCTCCACATATGACATCGTGGTCACTACCTACAGCCTTCTGGCCAAGGAGATTCCCACAAAGAAGCAAGAGGGAGAGATGCCAGGTGCACAGCTCAGTGTGGAGGTGAGGCGTGGGTGCTGCCAGGGAAGTAGGGTTGGAACCGCGGATCGTTTAATAGGAGTCTTTTCACAGCATTAGAGATGGCAAAGGTACCCTCCCGTAAGGTCATGAGCATTCAAACTGTTTCACCTGTAAAAACAGAGAGTTCTTTCCTCTGTCCTTCTCTTTTACTCTAGACAACCTCCTCAGCAATAAAGGTGGAGAGAGTACAGTAATTTGCTGTGTTTTAGAAACAATAACTACATTGCAGTTGTGGTGGTGGTCATATCACATGAATAAAGGAAAACTTCACTTGTTACAGTGTTTATTTGAGAGTTCTAGGGGTACATTCTCAGGATGTGTTTTATATTTCGTGTTAGGATTAGTATTTTCACATGAAGCCGTTAATTCCCTGCCTTCCTCCACTTTCCAGGAAAAGGGGTTGCAAATAATAAGGCTACAGTGGGCCAGAGGCTAAATGATAACCAAGGGAAAAAACCTGAATGTTTGTTTGTTGCTGTGTCCAGGGTAGTCTCAGTTACATAGAGTGGAGGCTTTATTGCATAGGTATTGTGGGCTTTTTCCCTCTGAAAATAGTGTTGTTGCAAGAACTACCCTTTTGCATATGCTTTTATTCTTAGTACAATAGGATATTCACAGCTTTCTGTATTTGGGGAGATCTCTAGAACGCTTCTCTATCTCAGGACCAACTCTGCCTTCTCTTGGATGATTAACTTTTCAGATTCCTCTGTAATTCCTCTTAGCTTTGAGGCTAAAACCCTTATccctttaaatgatatattaggCCTTTTACGGTCTTGCCTTCCTGTGTGGTCTTCttcccccacaccccagccctcCCAGTGGCACGCCATGCTCAGCTGTACCAAGGAGTGTACTTCCGTCCATGATCTGTCGCGCGCTCTTGTGCCTTTGTTCTCCCTCTGAATGGAATGCTTTGCCTCCCCCTCTGGTTAAATGCATCTCCGAGCACCTTGTGCTTGCTTATGTCACCGCGCACTCCTTTAATTCCCCAAATATTGAGTATCTACTGATGCCAAAATCTTGGCTCTCTGTGCACCGATGTCGAATAGAAGTACGGAGACAGAGtttggaggagaaaagaaagggtaGTCttattctttgccaggcaaagagggaacacAGCAGGCCAGCACCTCAAAAACGCCCCCCCCCCCAATCCCTAGGGAATCAGGAGAAGTCTTATAGGTGGGGCTTGCAGTCTGGGGTAGGTGATAGGGATCAAAGTAGTGAAGGTcttgcatttttcttcttcctgcattatttcaaaacagtcacAGCTGGCATCAAGCAACCTGGTAATTGGGTCCGTTCTTCGTCTCTGGGTTATCTGCCTGCAACCTTCTTTCTGAAATGCAGAACACTACAAGGGGTGATTTGCTACAAGGGAGTGTAGGGAGTGTGAACACCAGGTGCGAGATgtaattcacatggagatggagaGTGTTAGGTGCAGGATGTAATTCACACAGAGTCAGAGAGTGTTAGGGGTTAGCTTTGTGAAGGACACATGTAGTTACAGACACTACAGATTagtaacagttaaaataaaactaggattgattaactctttcaggccagTTTATGCTCCTTCTCCACCCTGTTCATtgttccctttattttccttgttatCAGGAGAGGGAAaacctcatttctatttttgttgtGACGCTACCCCATGCCAGATGCTATTTCAGGTATTAGGGATACTGCAGTGAACAAGACCAATTAGATTTCTACTGTCCTGTATTGAATTATCCAGTGGGATTTACTATATATACATTGTGTGTAATGATCTttatgcttgttttattttttcctcccctgctagattgtgagctccttgagggtaggAAATGTTCTTTGCATCTGGCTtcgtattttatatataaaagcagacttttatgtatgtaccacatcttctttatccattcctctgttgatggacacttaggttgtttccatgtcctggctattgtaaacagtgctgcaatgaacattgtagtgcatgtatctttttgaattatggttttctctgggtatatgcccaggagtaggattcctggatcatatggcaactttatttttagttttttaaggggcctccatactgttctccatagtggctgtatcaatttacattcccaccaacagtgtaggagggttcccttttctccacaccctctaccgcatttgttgtttgtagactttttgatgatggccattctgactggtgatacctcattgtagtcttgatttgcatttctctgataattagtgatgttgagcatcttttcatgtgcctcttggccatctgtatgtcttctttggagaaatgtctatataggtcttccagccattgtttgattgggttgtttgttttcttgatattgagctgcatgagctgtttgtatattttggagattaatcccttgtcagtcgctttgtaaatattttctcccattctgtgggttgtcttttcattttgtttgtggtttcctttgctgtgcaaaagcttttttaagtgtcattaggtcccat includes these proteins:
- the TTF2 gene encoding transcription termination factor 2 isoform X2 is translated as MEVVRCQQHGTICFLKTGVRDGPNKGKSFYVCRADTCSFVRATDIPVSHCLLHEDFAVELQGLFLSQGKKEYRLFFRCVRSKAEGKQWCGNIPWQDPNSKEHSVTSKSQHTSETSRYPSSQQRNPFKLVDKNQEPSLRKQFIKGEDEEKTADKKQREKRDPLLDQKKEQKPESKCWMEKDLSSGLVVKEKQSAVQETQQGEKTEFHSAAKEVEGMHKRNLFEMKSKQVRGNELREPSASQEKSNGESHSVQKESEPPKEKETKPLPRIVHSQHPISQPLKGGHLSKEHPKSWEARETKAKNDPSMQTLHKSLLQGHLQAQPETRDTPAPKGPAAQPAPLAAGHPQGERRDADTSCGDREEDDVVFVSSKPGSPLLFDLTLDSQKKENLKFPGQSVQRKISPDSGVSKKGESSDPEAQRVYLTTQLKQKKSTLASVNIQALPDKGQKLFKQLQELEDALSALALSPEQGTNEKSNTQVPQQSNFIKTTSDPPHLVPPKPLQGRDLQPLGCLGLKAAHQEAAGGSDQCCGGPMSQGRLRTVWQITSEAIDELHRSLESRPGETAVAEDPAGLKIPLLPHQKQALAWLLWRESQNPRGGILADDMGLGKTLTMIALILTQKNQEKNKEKDKTKALAWLSKNDSSEFTSHGTLIICPASLIHHWKSEVEKHVSNNKLRVCLYHGPNRDQRAKVLSTYDIVVTTYSLLAKEIPTKKQEGEMPGAQLSVERISSPLLRVVWARIILDEAHNVKNPRVQTSLAVCKLQAQARWAVTGTPIQNNLLDVYSLLKFLRCSPFDELNLWRSQVDNGSKKGEERLNILTKSLLLRRTKDQLDPTGKPLVVLPERKFQLHHLKLSEDEENVYSVLFARSRSALQSYLKRHESGGSQSGRSPDNPFSRVAQEFGSSGPQLSVAADSQTSSTAHILSQLLRLRQCCCHLSLLKSALDPKELKSEGLVLSLEEQLRDLTLSEFHNSEPSVSLNGKCFKVELFDDRRESTKISSLLAELEAIRRNSGSQKSVIVSQWTSMLKVVTLHLKRHGLTYSTIDGSVNPKQRMDLVEAFNKSRGPQVMLISLLAGGVGLNLTGGNHLFLLDMHWNPSLEDQACDRIYRVGQQKDVVIHRFVCEGTVEEKILQLQEKKKNLAKQILSGTGEVVTKLTLADLKVLFGI